Genomic DNA from Paenibacillus sp. KS-LC4:
GATAAAGCGGGTGTGCAGATTTCTTTTTCCACTCCTGCTCAGAAATATACGGCGGCCTTTACAGCTTTACAGCATAGCGACAATGCCGAACGGATACCGCTCTGGTCGAAGGAGATTGAGCTGAAATCGGTCCATTTTAACAATGGGGCACTTACGCTCGACATTCATATGCCTGACACGGCGCGTCTCGGATCGGGTAGCGAGATACTCGCTTTGGATGCTTTAACATGGACGTTATTCCAATTCACAGAGGTTAAAACGATTGATCTGCTCGTCGATGGCAAGCAGGTGGAAAGCTTAATGGGACATGTCGATTTAGAGCATCCCATGACGAGAGGGAAATAAGCTTAATGAAAACGAAGGCTCACACTGCCATGTTTCATCTTCGCTCTTAAGAGGTAAAGAGACCTGTAACCCAATCGGTAAAGCGACGTACAATGATTCGTTGCAGGTAGAAGGCAGGCTTCACTATAGCCGCATAAAGCCGCATCGTTCATCAAGAAGCCAGCCTTCACCTAAGCGTGGAGGCTGGCTTCTTGCGGCGCATTAAGATTAAGATTGTGCCGGTGGTGGAGTACAGAAAAAAAGCGGCAGGCGGCATTTCGGTAGTGAAGTCTTGCCTTCAGGCTAACCAAGAGCGAGGAACGATGGTATGATGAGGAGATAGCAGACTTATTATGATGCAGGAGATGAATCATGGATTTTGCAAAGCTGAATTCCTTAACGAAATATCCGAGTATCCTCAC
This window encodes:
- a CDS encoding GerMN domain-containing protein gives rise to the protein MNTKITIAALLFIVMTTAGCADKSSAHPAPEVSLDAIPSKTVTAAAAAEPQQAAEAPVPSAEVKTRTIEAFFSDPQGEKLDKAGVQISFSTPAQKYTAAFTALQHSDNAERIPLWSKEIELKSVHFNNGALTLDIHMPDTARLGSGSEILALDALTWTLFQFTEVKTIDLLVDGKQVESLMGHVDLEHPMTRGK